The Rhodopirellula halodulae sequence GTGAATCACCAATTGAAGATCTTGCATGATGCCGGGGAGCCGACGTTGATCAACCATCTGGGTGATCCCGCACCCGTTTCGGTCTGGCCTTTGGACAAAAAGGTGGATGCTCGGACCAGCATTCTCGAGATTCTGCCCGAAGCGAATGCGTTGGTCGTCGAGCTCAAGCCTGTTTTAAATTCCGACGATTTCCTGGACTGCAAACAACCGGTGTCGGCTCAGCATCTGTCGGTATTGAAGGCATCGTTTGAAAAGCATCCGAGCGTCGTTCCTGCGCTTCGTGCCGCATCGGATTGCCAGCGTTACGCGTGGCCATCTCCGCATACGCCGCAGGGGGTTTTGACAACCGATCAATACATGAAGCTGTTATTGAAGGAGATCAGCAATTTGCGGATGGTCGGTCGGTTGATGTTCTGCGGTGCTCGATTCCTGGCTTCGAAAGGCCAGGTCGATGAGTCAGCAATGCTGTGTGTGGATCTGATGCGTTTGACGGGATTGCAAGAAACCGGACCCACGGTCGTGGTGTATCAAACGAACGTGGCCATTCGGCAATCGGCGGTCGACCAGTTGAATGTGATTCTTCAAGAATCCGTTTTGGAGCCGAAGACCCACGCTGCGATTGAACGGGTTTTGGCGGAACATGAATCCAGTGACGCGTTCGTTCAGGCGTTGAAGACCGAGCGTGCGTTCGGCATCAGTTCATTTCAAAACATGCCATCGTCCGTTCGATGGTTTTCCGGATCGTTGCCCGACTATCTGGGTGCCATGCAGGCTCAGATCGAACTTGGCAAAACGCCGCCGCACAAAATTTTGGCTTCCGCGGCGACGTCTCAATTTCCACTCACGCAACTGTCGATGCAGGCCGTTGAGAGTTGCCGCAATGCGTTTGAAACCGACCGCATCCGGTTGCGTTGTTTGCGGATTCTGAATGCCCTTCGATCAAAGCAGATAGTTTCCTGCGAGTTGCCGAGCGAATGTTTGGGGCTCGCTGCCGAAGCCATCGAGGATCCGTATTCGGGCCGGTCGCTGAACATGGATGCGGTGGAAACGGCGAACGGAATCCGATGGTGCATTCATTCCGCTGGGCCCAATCCCTTTGCCGTCGGCGAGATGGCACGAGGACTGCCAAACGACAAAGGGAACGGGCGGAATCCCAACGCACAGAACCCTTACGCACAGGGCGAAAACCAGCGTCATCAGATGGATTTGAGCCTCTCTCCGTGAGGCGGTGATGGCGGGAGAGGTCCGGTGTTAAACTATCCGGATTGTTCTCCTCTTCGCTTCTCTGACCCACGTTGCTCCACGGATGAATGCACCCGCCACCACGAAATTGCCCTCACGCGATGAAGTCCTCGCCAGCGATTGCTGGGACCTTTCCAGTCTGTATGAATCGGAGGCGGATTGGCAGAAAGACTTTGACACACTGACGACCAAGATCGCAACGTTCGAAACGTTCCGGGGGCGATTGGGCGAATCGGCTCAGGTCATTCGTGAGTTCCTCGACTTCGACGGCGAGTTTGACCGCATGGCCGAGCGGTGTGGAACGTACGCGTTTCTGCGAACGACCGAGAACCAATCGGACAGCGATCATCAAGCTCGCAAATCTCGGTTTCAAAACTTGGCCGTGAAAGCGTCCCAGGCCGGCAGTTTCGTCCGTCCTGAATTGCTGAGCATCGAACCGGAAAAAATGGAATCGTTTTTGAACGATCCGGTCCTGGAACCCTACAAGTTGTTGCTCGAGCGAATCGTACGTTATCGCCCACACACGTTGACCGATCGCGAAGAACGTTTGCTGGCGATGCAAGGCGAGATGGCGGGCGCGGCGGGCAACGCCTTTCGGCAACTCAACGACGCGGATCTGCGTTTCGGTGAGCTCGAAATCGAAGACGGACAACGGATGGAGTTGTCGCACGCGACGTTCATCCAGTTTTTGCACAGCACCGATCGCGACGTTCGCAAGAAGGCGTTTGATCAGTACTACCAAGTCTTTTCGGAACACGAGAACACGCTGGCGGCGACCTTGGCCGGCAGCGTCCATCGAGATGTGTATTACGCTCGAGCCCGTAACTACGAGAGCAGCTTGGAATCGTCGTTGTTCCCCGACAACATGCCTGTGTCGGTCTATGACAACTTGATCCAAGCCGTGCGAGATTCGTTGCCAGCGGTTCATGAATACTTGGACGTGCGTCGTCGCAAGATGAACTTGCCCGATATGCATCATTACGACACTTACGTGCCGATCCTGTCCGGGATCAAAAAGCATCACACGTGGGACCAGGCCGTCAACGTGGTGCTGGAATCATTGCAACCGCTTGGTGACGAGTACGTGTCGACGCTGGAAGAAGGACTGCGTGGCCGTTGGGCTGATCGCTATCCCAACCGAGGCAAACAGAGCGGCGCGTTCAGTTGCGGATCGTTCGATGGTGACCCGTTCATCTTGATGAACTTTAAAGAAGAAGTGCTCAACGATGTGTTCACGTTGACGCACGAAGCCGGCCACTCGATGCACAGTTGGTACTCGTCGAAGAATCAGCCTTATCAGTACTACGACTACACGATCTTCGTTGCGGAAGTGGCTAGCACGTTCAACGAACAATTGCTGACGCATCACTTGCTTGAGAACGCTCAAAACGATGCCGAGCGAGCCTATTTGATCAACAACGAACTGGACAGCATCCGCGCCACCGTGGTTCGGCAAACGATGTTCGCGGAGTTCGAAAAGAAAACGCACGAAATGGCAGAAGCTGGTGAACCGTTGACCGTTGCATCGTTCCGTGCCGCGTATCGCGAATTGCTCGATGCTTACTTCGGTCCCGATTTCATCGTCGATGATGCGTTGGAACTGGAATGTTTCCGTATTCCTCACTTCTACCGTGCGTTCTACGTTTACAAGTACGCCACCGGACTCAGTGCCGCCGTGGCGCTCAGTCGTCGCGTGCTCGGCGGTGGCGAATCCGAACTGAACGACTACCTGAACTTCTTGCGTGGTGGTTGCAGCCAAGACCCATTGGATCTGCTTCGTGGAGCCGGTGTCGACATGACCCAGCCCGAAGCCGTGAAGACGACGTTGGATCACTTCGCCAGTCTCTCCAAGCAACTCGACGAACTGCTGTGACCGACGCCACCCATCGTCTGGAACTGACCGGAATTCGCAAACACTTCGGATCGACCAAAGCGCTCGACGGCGTGGACTTGATCGTTGGTCCGGGGGAAGTGCATGCGATCATCGGCGAAAACGGGGCTGGCAAAAGCACCTTGATGAAGGTCTTGTCCGGTGCTCATCGCCCAGACGCCGGTCGAATTCAAATCGATGGGGAAGAGGTTGATCTGAGCAACCCGCGAGCTTCCCAGGCCGCGGGCATCGCGATGATTTATCAAGAGCTGAACTTGGCTCCTGATTTGTCGGTCGCGGACAACATCACCTTGGGCGACGAACCGTCTCGATGGGGTGGACGCGGCGGTGGTTGGCTGGATCGTGGCCGGCAACACGTGATCGCCAAGGAAGCTTTGAAACGGTTGCATTGCGAAGACATTGATCCTGCGCAACCCGTCCGCGAATTGTCGATCGCTCAGCAGCAAATGGTCGAAATCGCTCGCGCGGTCGTGGCCGATCGCAAGCTGAAACTGTTGATCTTGGACGAACCAACCAGCAGCTTGACCCAGGTCGACACCGAGAACCTTTTCGCGGTGATCGAGCGATTGAAATGTGAAGGTGTCAGCGTGCTGTACATCAGTCACTTTCTGGAAGAGTGCCAACGGATTGGCGATCGCTTCACGGTGCTTCGCGATGGCGTGACAGCAGGATCAGGCAGCTTGACTGAAAACGATCCGGATTGGATGCCGATGGATTCCATTGTGCAGATGATGGTCGGCCGTGAGATCTCACAGCTCTATCCCGACCTCGACCATGTTCGCGGCGAACCTGTGTTGCAACTCGAAAACGTTCGCGGGTCACGATTGCCAACCGATGTTTCGTTGACGCTGCATCGTGGTGAGATCTTGGGGCTCGCCGGGTTGATTGGTGCGGGACGGACCGAAACCATTCGTGCTCTGTTTGGGCTGGATCGATTGGCGTCTGGCAAAGTCGTTGTGATGGGCCGCGAAGATGTGCGGCGGGATCCACAGAAGAGTTGGATTCGAGACGCGATTGGGTTGGTGTCGGAGGATCGCAAGAACGAAGGGTTGTTCTTGGAACGGAGTCTGACCGAAAACCTAACGCTGACTCGAACCGAGCCTTACCGGCGAGGCCCGTTCCTTCGTCGATCGGAAATGAAGAAGGCGACCGAGCACTGGATGAAAGAATTGGCGGTTCGGGCGAGCGATCCGGACCAAGCGATTGGTGAGTTATCCGGCGGCAACCAGCAGAAGATCGCCTTGGCTCGTTTGCTGCATCACGATTGCGAGATCTTGTTGCTCGATGAGCCCACCCGCGGCATCGACATCGGCAGCAAACGCACGATCTATCAAACGATTGGTGAGTTGGCGGCGCAAGGCAAAGCGATCTTGTTGATCAGCAGTTACCTGCCCGAGTTGCTCGGCGTCTGCGATTCGATTGGCGTGATTCACCAAGGACGCCTGACTGGCATTCGCCCAGCAAGCGAATGGACCGAACACAGTTTGCTGACCGAAGCGCTCGACGCTGCGGCAACATCCTGACCAAGTCATGGTGCCTTCTCTGCCCCAAAGGATTGCTGCTGAGCAGGGGTCAAAATCGTTCGGGGACAAATTGACGGTTTGCTAGCGATGCTGTGTCGTCGAAGGCGCCATGCGGCGATCGTTCTGGCAGTTCGACCGGCTCGCGAGGAACCTCTTTGTACGGAATCAGGCTCAATAAGTGCGAGATGCAATTCAATCTCGCACGCCGCTTGTTGTCGGATCGGAGGATGTGCCAGGGGGCGTTCTTCGTGTCCGTGGCATCGAGCATCTTGTCGCGGGCTCGTGAGTATTCGTACCACTTACTCCGTGATGGGAGGTCCACCGGACTGAGTTTCCATTGCCGCAGCGGATCAACGATGCGAGCGGCAAAGCGGCGTTTCTGCTCTTCATCGCTGACCTCCAACCAAATTTTGATGAGTTGGATGCCTCCTTCGGTGATGTACTTTTCAACTTCCGGGCAAAGATCGAGAAATCGCTGATGTTGCTCCGGTGTGCAGAACCCCATGACGTGTTCGACGCCCGCTCGGTTGTACCAGCTTCGATCGAAGATCACGACTTCGCCCGCCGCAGGAAAGTGATTCATATAACGTTGGAAATACATCTGCGATTTTTCGCGGTCCGAGGGCGCTGGCAGTGCAACCGTCCGAAAGACGCGAGGACTGACGCGTTCCGTCAACGCTCGAATCGTGCCACCTTTTCCCGCCGCATCGCGACCTTCAAAGACGATGATCACGCGCAGCCCTTTGTACTTGACCCATTCTTGAAGCTTGCAGACTTCGGCTTGTAATATTCGAAGTTCTTTCAGGTACTCCTTGCGTTTCATCTTCTTTGAATGTGAGTCAGTCTTGGGCTTTGACATCGTTAGCTCCTTCTTTCAATTCGTGTGCGATCGGACAGGGAACTGTGTTCCAAATTTCTGATGCGTATTCAGCAATGGTTCGGTCACTCGAAAACTTTCCCGAATGGGCGACATTGAGAATCGCAGCACGAGCCCATGCGTCCTTATCGGTGTAGAGTTCGCCAAGTCGCTGATGAGTCGCGGCGTACGAAGAGAGGTCAGCTAGATGCATGTAAAAGTCGCCTTGTTCGAGCAACGTTTCACGAATCGGCTCAAAAATTCCCGGCTCATCACGGTTGAAGTGGCCGCTGAAAATCAGGTCCAGTGCTGCTCGGGTTTCGGGCTCATTGTCGTAATGCCATCGTGGGCTGTACCACGGCCGACTTTCCGCGACTTGTTCTGCGGTCAGACCAAAGAGAAAGAAGTTCTCTTCTCCTGCCTCTTGCGCCATTTCAATTGTGGCGCCATCGCGCGTCCCGATGGTCAGCGCACCATTCATCATGAATTTCATGTTGCTGGTTCCGCTGGCTTCGTATCCGGCAGTGGAAATTTGTTCCGAGACATCACTTGCTGGAATCAATCGTTCGGCCAAGGAAACGTTGTAGTTCGGAAGGAAGACAACCTGGAGACGTCCCGCTGAGACGGGATCGTTGTTGATGACCTGGCCAACATTGTTGATCAATTTGATGATCCTCTTTGCCAACCGATAAGCCGGTGCCGCTTTCCCAGCGAAGAAGAACGTTCGTGGTGGAAACGTCGCAGAAGGATTTTCGCGTAATCGTTGGTAGAGCACCACGACGTGAAGGATATTCAGCAATTGGCGTTTGTATTCGTGAATGCGTTTGACCTGACAATCAAAAATCGATGTTGGATTGACTTGTTGTCCAGTCGTCGTTTCCAGCCACGTGCAAAAACGGTGTTTCGCATTCTGTTTGGTTCGAAGAAAGTCCTGACGAAAAGCCGTGTCCTCGGCCAACGGTGCCAAACGTCTCAATTCACTGAGATCGACGATCCATGCATCCCCGATGGATTCCGTGATCAAGCTTGCCAAATCGGGGTTGGCCGACAAAAGCCAGCGACGTGGTGTCACGCCATTGGTTTTGTTGTTGAATCTGTGCGGGAACATTTCTGCAAAGTCAGAAACAACACGAGTCCGCAATAAATCGGAATGGATTTGCGCAACCCCATTGGTGCTATGCGTTCCCACAATCGCCAGGTTTGCCATTCGTATCTGTGGTTCACCGGCGTCTTCGATCAGGCTCATCCGTGACGATCGCATGGGATCGTTGGGGAACCTTGTTTCCACCTCGGCGAGAAAGCGGCGATTGATTTCGAGGGTGATCTCCAACAAACGCGGGCAGACCATTTTGAAGAATTGCACCGGCCATTTTTCAAGTGCCTCGGGCAGCAGCGTGTGATTGGTATAAGCCAGCGTGCCAACGGTGAGCTCCCAAGCCTTTTCCCACCCAAGGTTTGCCTCGTCCACAAGAACTCGCATCAGTTCCGCGACGGCCATCGCGGGATGCGTGTCATTGAGTTGAATGGCGACTTTCTCGGGAAGTTGTTCCCAATCCTCGTTGGAACGTCGAAAGCGATGGAGAATGTCTGCCAGCGAACAGGTGACCAAGAAATACTCCTGGACGAACCGCAGTGCTTGGCCGGCTCTCGTCGAATCGTCCGGATAAAGAACTCGGGTGACTGATTCAGCGACGACGCGATCAACGATCGCACCTACAAAGTCTCCGGAGCTGAATTCTCCAAAGTCGAAGTAGTCCGGTGTACCAACTCCCCACAATCGCAGTGTGTTGATCGTTTGCCCTCCATATCCGACAACGGGACGATCGTAGGGAACGCCCAGGAGATGCGTGCAGCCGCCGGGAACAGCCCGAAGTTTTCCATCGTGCCATTCGAATTGGCAGCCCACAGAGACCATTGCCGTTTCACGCGGACGAGCGATTTCCCATGGGTCAGGGTTTCTCAGCCAGTGGTCGGGTTGTTCGATTTGAAAACCGTTTTCGATGGATTGACGAAAAATGCCATATTCGTATCGAAGTCCGTATCCCATGGACGGAATTTGCAATGTCGCTAGCGACTCAATGAAGCAAGCCGCCAGCCTGCCGAGGCCTCCATTTCCCAAACCAGCGTCAGGTTCAGCCTCCACAATGTCTTGCCAAGCCAGATGTTCGAGATGCAGGTGTCCGTCGTGAAGCGTGGAATCCAAACCCAGATTGATCATGTTGTTGGTCAAGGTGCGTCCAATCAGAAATTCCATTGACAGGTAGTAGACCCGTTTTGGATTTTCTCTGTCCTGCGTTCTTTGGGTGTGCATCCACCTTCGGGCAAGTCGATCACGTAGAGCCCGTGACACCGCTTCGAAACACTCACGTGGACTGCCTTCCTCGGGCAGTACCAAGTGATCGAACATCAGATGTCGATTGACTTCCATGCGTCCCGAACCAGAGGTTCGCTCGAGTGAACCGTCGTCGACAGACTGAGTTGCTTGAGTTGCATCTGGCTTTGTCATGACATTGCTCTGAGTGAAAAGTGGTTTCGGTGGCCTGTCGACCCTTGTTGAAAAACACCAGTCGGAAAGGATTGGCTTTGCCGGTCA is a genomic window containing:
- the pepF gene encoding oligoendopeptidase F; the encoded protein is MNAPATTKLPSRDEVLASDCWDLSSLYESEADWQKDFDTLTTKIATFETFRGRLGESAQVIREFLDFDGEFDRMAERCGTYAFLRTTENQSDSDHQARKSRFQNLAVKASQAGSFVRPELLSIEPEKMESFLNDPVLEPYKLLLERIVRYRPHTLTDREERLLAMQGEMAGAAGNAFRQLNDADLRFGELEIEDGQRMELSHATFIQFLHSTDRDVRKKAFDQYYQVFSEHENTLAATLAGSVHRDVYYARARNYESSLESSLFPDNMPVSVYDNLIQAVRDSLPAVHEYLDVRRRKMNLPDMHHYDTYVPILSGIKKHHTWDQAVNVVLESLQPLGDEYVSTLEEGLRGRWADRYPNRGKQSGAFSCGSFDGDPFILMNFKEEVLNDVFTLTHEAGHSMHSWYSSKNQPYQYYDYTIFVAEVASTFNEQLLTHHLLENAQNDAERAYLINNELDSIRATVVRQTMFAEFEKKTHEMAEAGEPLTVASFRAAYRELLDAYFGPDFIVDDALELECFRIPHFYRAFYVYKYATGLSAAVALSRRVLGGGESELNDYLNFLRGGCSQDPLDLLRGAGVDMTQPEAVKTTLDHFASLSKQLDELL
- a CDS encoding sugar ABC transporter ATP-binding protein, coding for MTDATHRLELTGIRKHFGSTKALDGVDLIVGPGEVHAIIGENGAGKSTLMKVLSGAHRPDAGRIQIDGEEVDLSNPRASQAAGIAMIYQELNLAPDLSVADNITLGDEPSRWGGRGGGWLDRGRQHVIAKEALKRLHCEDIDPAQPVRELSIAQQQMVEIARAVVADRKLKLLILDEPTSSLTQVDTENLFAVIERLKCEGVSVLYISHFLEECQRIGDRFTVLRDGVTAGSGSLTENDPDWMPMDSIVQMMVGREISQLYPDLDHVRGEPVLQLENVRGSRLPTDVSLTLHRGEILGLAGLIGAGRTETIRALFGLDRLASGKVVVMGREDVRRDPQKSWIRDAIGLVSEDRKNEGLFLERSLTENLTLTRTEPYRRGPFLRRSEMKKATEHWMKELAVRASDPDQAIGELSGGNQQKIALARLLHHDCEILLLDEPTRGIDIGSKRTIYQTIGELAAQGKAILLISSYLPELLGVCDSIGVIHQGRLTGIRPASEWTEHSLLTEALDAAATS
- the ppk2 gene encoding polyphosphate kinase 2 encodes the protein MSKPKTDSHSKKMKRKEYLKELRILQAEVCKLQEWVKYKGLRVIIVFEGRDAAGKGGTIRALTERVSPRVFRTVALPAPSDREKSQMYFQRYMNHFPAAGEVVIFDRSWYNRAGVEHVMGFCTPEQHQRFLDLCPEVEKYITEGGIQLIKIWLEVSDEEQKRRFAARIVDPLRQWKLSPVDLPSRSKWYEYSRARDKMLDATDTKNAPWHILRSDNKRRARLNCISHLLSLIPYKEVPREPVELPERSPHGAFDDTASLANRQFVPERF
- a CDS encoding glycogen/starch/alpha-glucan phosphorylase; protein product: MTKPDATQATQSVDDGSLERTSGSGRMEVNRHLMFDHLVLPEEGSPRECFEAVSRALRDRLARRWMHTQRTQDRENPKRVYYLSMEFLIGRTLTNNMINLGLDSTLHDGHLHLEHLAWQDIVEAEPDAGLGNGGLGRLAACFIESLATLQIPSMGYGLRYEYGIFRQSIENGFQIEQPDHWLRNPDPWEIARPRETAMVSVGCQFEWHDGKLRAVPGGCTHLLGVPYDRPVVGYGGQTINTLRLWGVGTPDYFDFGEFSSGDFVGAIVDRVVAESVTRVLYPDDSTRAGQALRFVQEYFLVTCSLADILHRFRRSNEDWEQLPEKVAIQLNDTHPAMAVAELMRVLVDEANLGWEKAWELTVGTLAYTNHTLLPEALEKWPVQFFKMVCPRLLEITLEINRRFLAEVETRFPNDPMRSSRMSLIEDAGEPQIRMANLAIVGTHSTNGVAQIHSDLLRTRVVSDFAEMFPHRFNNKTNGVTPRRWLLSANPDLASLITESIGDAWIVDLSELRRLAPLAEDTAFRQDFLRTKQNAKHRFCTWLETTTGQQVNPTSIFDCQVKRIHEYKRQLLNILHVVVLYQRLRENPSATFPPRTFFFAGKAAPAYRLAKRIIKLINNVGQVINNDPVSAGRLQVVFLPNYNVSLAERLIPASDVSEQISTAGYEASGTSNMKFMMNGALTIGTRDGATIEMAQEAGEENFFLFGLTAEQVAESRPWYSPRWHYDNEPETRAALDLIFSGHFNRDEPGIFEPIRETLLEQGDFYMHLADLSSYAATHQRLGELYTDKDAWARAAILNVAHSGKFSSDRTIAEYASEIWNTVPCPIAHELKEGANDVKAQD